From a region of the Carettochelys insculpta isolate YL-2023 chromosome 29, ASM3395843v1, whole genome shotgun sequence genome:
- the KRT18 gene encoding keratin, type I cytoskeletal 18, which produces MSLSRSYMSQTFLGRRPTPITSAASVYAGAGGTGSKISVTRSTSLSSGSPGSIAGGGYSLALFGSGVVQNEKETMQELNDRLANYLERVRSLEAANLQLELQIREFLDKRGPQARDWSHYFQVIEDLRNQILASSVDNARIVLQIDNARLAADDFRVKFESELAIRQSVESDINGLRKVIDDTNMARLQLEGEIESLKEELIFMRKNHQDEVDGLQAQIANSGLTVEVDATRSQDLGKAMANIRAQYENLAQKNREDLDQQWNQLITESTVEITQNTKEIEMARGSVSELRRTMQTLEIELESLRNLKASLEANLQDVEKHYALQMENLNRQLLRAEAELAQVRSDIQRQVDDYQALLNIKDKLEAEIATYRRLLEGGEEFNLNDALVDSSISQTTQKTISTKKIVDGKVVSESTESQVFKH; this is translated from the exons ATGAGTTTGTCCAGAAGCTACATGTCTCAGACCTTCCTAGGAAGGAGGCCCACACCAATCACCAGTGCTGCCAGCGTCTACGCCGGGGCAGGGGGCACCGGCTCCAAAATCTCCGTGACCAGATCCACCAGCTTAAGCTCCGGCTCCCCGGGCAGCATCGCTGGAGGGGGCTACAGCCTGGCCCTGTTCGGCTCCGGGGTTGTGCAGAATGAGAAGGAAACTATGCAGGAGCTGAACGACCGCCTGGCCAACTACCTGGAGCGGGTGCGGAGCCTAGAGGCTGCCAACctccagctggagctccagatcCGGGAGTTCCTGGACAAGAGGGGCCCCCAGGCCAGGGACTGGAGCCACTACTTCCAGGTCATCGAGGACCTGAGGAACCAG atccTGGCCAGCTCCGTGGACAACGCCCGCATCGTCCTGCAGATTGACAATGCCCGCCTGGCCGCCGATGACTTCCGGGTCAA GTTCGAGTCCGAGCTGGCCATCCGCCAGTCGGTGGAGAGCGACATCAACGGGCTGAGGAAAGTCATCGACGACACCAACATGGCccggctgcagctggagggcgAGATCGAGTCCCTCAAGGAAGAGCTGATCTTCATGAGGAAGAACCACCAGGAC GAGGTGGACGGCCTGCAGGCCCAGATCGCCAACTCAGGGCTGACGGTGGAAGTGGACGCCACGCGCTCCCAGGACCTGGGCAAGGCCATGGCGAATATCCGGGCTCAGTACGAGAACCTGGCGCAGAAGAACAGGGAGGACCTGGATCAGCAATGGAACCAGCTG atCACCGAGAGCACTGTGGAGATCACCCAAAACACAAAGGAGATCGAGATGGCTCGTGGCAGCGTCTCCGAGCTGCGTCGCACCATGCAGACCCTGGAGATTGAGCTGGAGTCCCTGCGCAACCTG AAGGCCAGCCTGGAGGCAAACCTTCAGGACGTGGAGAAGCACTACGCCCTGCAGATGGAGAATCTGAACAGGCAGCTCCTGCGGGCCGAGGCGGAGCTGGCCCAGGTACGCAGCGACATCCAGCGCCAGGTGGACGACTACCAGGCCCTGCTGAACATCAAGGACAAGCTGGAGGCGGAGATTGCTACCTAcaggcggctgctggaggggggagAGGAGTTCAA CTTAAACGACGCCCTGGTggacagcagcatctcccagaccACCCAAAAGACCATCAGCACCAAGAAGATTGTGGATGGCAAGGTGGTGTCAGAGTCCACCGAGTCCCAAGTGTTCAAGCACTGA